A stretch of the Drosophila sulfurigaster albostrigata strain 15112-1811.04 chromosome 2L, ASM2355843v2, whole genome shotgun sequence genome encodes the following:
- the LOC133850965 gene encoding lectizyme-like codes for MTAIAYKNLALYQRSNHSESTTHSAMKVLAITLFALLATSAQAGKLTDVLAKIVPSFPSGAVINGTEAEPHAAPYIISLSTSFERHSHICGGTIISKDWIITAAHCVSNPVGMSVIAGLHKRAEVDERTQQRQIDFGRIHEQYTGGVGPFDIAILHVSESFEFNKWVKPATLPSANEINEGEIHLYGWGQPKSYILTASKALMTVTTQIVPHEQCVEILPDDAPLAETNVCSASLQQSISACQGDSGGPLVIEREDTPAQVIGIVSWVYIPCGLANLPSVHTRVSAYIDWIAKIQSAYYILN; via the coding sequence ATGACAGCGATCGCCTATAAAAACCTAGCCCTGTATCAACGATCCAATCATTCAGAGTCCACAACTCATTCAGCCATGAAGGTACTTGCTATCACCTTGTTCGCTTTGCTGGCGACCAGCGCCCAAGCTGGCAAACTGACCGATGTCCTAGCCAAGATTGTGCCAAGCTTCCCCAGCGGAGCCGTAATCAACGGCACCGAAGCTGAGCCTCATGCCGCACCCTACATTATCTCGTTGTCGACCAGTTTTGAGAGGCACTCACACATCTGCGGTGGCACTATCATCTCAAAGGATTGGATCATCACGGCTGCCCATTGCGTCTCCAACCCCGTTGGCATGAGCGTCATCGCTGGTCTCCACAAGCGCGCTGAAGTCGATGAGCGCACTCAGCAGCGTCAGATTGATTTCGGTCGTATCCACGAGCAGTACACCGGTGGTGTTGGACCCTTCGATATTGCCATCTTGCACGTGAGCGAGTCCTTCGAATTCAACAAGTGGGTGAAGCCCGCTACGCTTCCCAGTGCCAACGAGATCAACGAGGGAGAGATCCATCTGTATGGCTGGGGACAACCCAAGTCTTACATCCTCACCGCCTCCAAGGCTCTAATGACTGTGACCACCCAGATTGTTCCTCATGAGCAGTGCGTGGAGATTCTACCCGATGATGCTCCATTGGCTGAGACCAATGTCTGCTCGGCCTCCCTGCAGCAGAGCATCTCTGCTTGCCAGGGTGACTCTGGTGGTCCATTGGTTATTGAGCGTGAAGATACTCCCGCTCAGGTGATTGGCATTGTATCCTGGGTCTACATTCCTTGCGGTTTGGCCAACTTGCCATCGGTTCACACCCGCGTCTCTGCCTACATTGACTGGATTGCCAAGATCCAGAGTGCTTACTACATTCTCAACTAA
- the LOC133850914 gene encoding transmembrane protease serine 9-like: protein MKVLAVTLFALLVASTQAGKLTDNLAKVIPSFPTGYVINGTEADPHAAPYIVSLATNFDKHSHICGGTLVSKEWIITAAHCISNPVGMSVIAGLHKRAEVDERTQQRQVDFGRVHEQYSGGVGPFDIAILHVSEPFDFNEWVQPATLPSDGEINEGATHLYGWGQPKSYIFTAAKVLQTVETQIVPHEQCKEILPDTAPLAETNVCSDSLQQSISACNGDSGGPLVIEREGTPAQLIGVVSWGYIPCGLANYPSVYTRVSAYIDWFAKIQSAYYTLKMKVLAVTLFALLVASTQAGKLTDALVKVIPSFATGFVINGTDADPHSAPYIVSLAAKPESHSHSCGGTIISKEWILTAAHCISNPVGMSVIAGLHKRAEVDERTQQRVIDFGRVHEQFGGGVGPYDIAILHVSEPFEFNDWVKPAVLPSRNEIHEGETHLYGWGQPKAFQFSAASTLQTMTTDIVNYDACLEKMPENSKLAESNICSDSLQQSKSACNGDSGGPLVVEHKNADTELIGIVSWGFIPCGLANYPSVYTRVSAYIDWVAKVQSAYYILFNDNSSSGSSNTAIGMKQFVALLVLAVASASANTIAWPGFPEGRIINGQEATSGEAPFIVSLQSTSGSHYCAGSLIQPDLVLTAAHCMTYTNFQVVAGAHSRTDKTTTQIRQASSSRQVIHEQYGGGVGPYDIGLVFLSEPFDLTARNRDGSSPVSTIQLPSKTFSANSDGVLFGWGRDNSGSLPDKLQKLDVNIIGYSDCAKALPSGNKLADSNVCTFTSGLTDGACNGDSGGPLVNRQSNGEYQQIGVVSWGYTPCASTKYPSVYTSVGSYADWIEEHQNDF, encoded by the exons ATGAAGGTACTTGCTGTCACTCTGTTCGCCCTGCTGGTGGCCAGCACCCAAGCTGGAAAACTGACCGACAACCTGGCCAAGGTTATTCCCAGCTTCCCCACCGGCTACGTGATCAACGGCACAGAAGCTGATCCTCATGCCGCACCCTACATCGTCTCGCTGGCCACCAACTTCGACAAGCACTCGCACATCTGCGGCGGCACCCTCGTCTCCAAGGAGTGGATCATTACGGCTGCCCATTGCATCTCCAACCCCGTTGGAATGAGTGTCATCGCTGGTCTCCACAAGCGCGCCGAGGTCGATGAACGCACTCAGCAGCGTCAGGTTGATTTCGGTCGTGTCCATGAGCAGTACTCCGGTGGTGTTGGACCCTTCGATATTGCCATCTTGCACGTGAGCGAGCCTTTTGATTTCAACGAATGGGTGCAGCCCGCTACTCTGCCCAGCGATGGTGAAATCAACGAAGGAGCGACCCATCTGTATGGCTGGGGACAACCCAAGTCTTACATCTTCACCGCCGCCAAGGTTCTGCAGACTGTGGAAACCCAGATTGTTCCTCATGAGCAGTGCAAGGAGATTCTTCCCGATACCGCTCCCCTGGCCGAGACCAATGTCTGCTCGGACTCTCTGCAGCAGAGCATCTCCGCTTGCAACGGTGACTCTGGCGGCCCATTGGTCATTGAACGTGAGGGAACTCCCGCTCAGTTGATTGGCGTTGTTTCCTGGGGCTACATTCCCTGCGGTTTGGCCAACTACCCATCTGTCTACACCCGCGTCTCTGCCTACATTGATTGGTTTGCCAAGATCCAGAGTGCTTACTACACTCT TAAAATGAAGGTACTTGCTGTCACTCTGTTCGCCCTGCTGGTGGCCAGCACCCAGGCTGGAAAACTGACCGACGCTCTGGTCAAGGTTATTCCCAGCTTTGCCACCGGTTTCGTGATCAACGGCACCGATGCCGATCCTCACTCTGCGCCCTACATCGTCTCCCTGGCTGCCAAGCCCGAGAGTCACTCACACAGCTGCGGCGGCACCATCATCTCCAAGGAGTGGATCCTGACTGCTGCCCACTGCATCTCCAACCCCGTTGGCATGAGTGTCATCGCTGGTCTCCACAAGCGCGCTGAGGTCGATGAGCGCACTCAGCAGCGTGTGATTGACTTTGGACGCGTCCACGAGCAGTTCGGCGGTGGTGTTGGACCCTACGATATTGCCATCTTGCACGTGAGCGAGCCTTTTGAGTTCAACGATTGGGTTAAGCCCGCTGTTCTGCCCAGCCGCAATGAAATCCACGAGGGAGAGACCCATCTATATGGCTGGGGACAGCCCAAGGCCTTCCAGTTCTCCGCTGCCTCGACTCTGCAGACCATGACCACCGACATCGTCAACTACGATGCCTGCTTGGAGAAGATGCCAGAGAACTCGAAGCTGGCTGAGAGCAACATCTGCTCGGACTCTCTGCAGCAGAGCAAATCCGCTTGCAACGGCGACTCTGGTGGTCCTCTGGTTGTGGAGCACAAGAATGCCGACACTGAACTCATTGGCATTGTGTCCTGGGGCTTCATTCCCTGCGGTTTGGCCAACTACCCATCTGTGTACACCCGTGTCTCTGCCTACATTGACTGGGTTGCTAAGGTCCAGAGTGCCTACTACATTCTCTTc AATGACAACAGTAGCAGCGGtagcagcaacacagcaatCGGTATGAAACAATTTGTGGCACTTCTTGTGCTGGCCGTGGCCTCGGCTAGCGCCAACACCATCGCCTGGCCAGGTTTCCCCGAGGGACGCATCATCAACGGCCAGGAGGCCACCTCCGGCGAGGCTCCCTTCATTGTCTCCCTGCAGTCGACCTCTGGCTCACATTATTGCGCTGGCTCTCTGATCCAGCCCGACCTCGTGCTGACTGCTGCCCATTGCATGACCTACACCAACTTCCAGGTGGTTGCCGGTGCTCACAGCCGCACGGACAAGACCACCACCCAGATCCGTCAGGCCAGCAGCTCCCGTCAGGTGATTCACGAGCAATACGGCGGCGGTGTCGGACCCTACGACATTGGTCTGGTCTTCCTCTCGGAGCCCTTCGATCTGACCGCCCGCAATCGCGATGGCAGCTCCCCCGTCTCGACCATTCAACTGCCCAGCAAGACCTTCTCGGCCAACTCCGATGGCGTGCTCTTCGGCTGGGGACGCGACAACTCTGGCTCCTTGCCCGACAAACTGCAGAAACTGGATGTGAACATCATTGGCTACTCTGACTGCGCCAAGGCTCTGCCCAGCGGCAACAAGCTGGCCGATAGCAACGTCTGTACCTTCACCAGCGGCCTCACCGACGGCGCTTGCAACGGTGACAGCGGCGGTCCCCTGGTCAACAGGCAATCCAATGGCGAGTACCAACAGATCGGTGTTGTCTCCTGGGGCTACACTCCCTGTGCCAGCACCAAGTACCCCTCGGTCTACACTTCCGTGGGCTCTTATGCCGATTGGATCGAGGAGCACCAGAACGACTTCTAA
- the LOC133850964 gene encoding trypsin has translation MLSLKIVLALLPLLALANAKVNSPPLGHYLAGHFDDVDASSSVSSLLEKLLLKLKEEHYEEPSARIIDGFDVQGVDNAAYLVSLSLTPLVYSHQCAGAIIGKRWVLTTAHCVEELRSFNNGIVGSAIYAGLANRSNVSNAQVRYVDFASSHRLFNGNAGSDNIALLHVTESFVYSARVQQIALPDLDEDYSGQTAIAYGWGLTDVDGDEYSKELQYAFAPLLNSTRCAELLPSDAPLTKNQVCAEIKACYGDGGTPLVYWPISGPAELVALGSWSYMPCGYASRPTVYTSVPTYVDWIYQVISAYYQLN, from the coding sequence ATGTTGTCGCTCAAAATTGTGTTGGCTTTGCTGCCGCTTTTGGCGCTGGCCAACGCCAAGGTCAACAGTCCCCCCTTGGGTCATTACCTCGCCGGACACTTCGACGATGTGGATGCCTCATCATCGGTGAGCAGTCTCTTGGAGAAATTGCTGCTCAAGCTGAAGGAAGAACACTACGAGGAACCCTCAGCACGCATCATCGATGGCTTCGATGTCCAGGGTGTGGATAATGCCGCCTATCTCGTCTCGCTGAGTCTCACTCCCCTCGTCTACAGTCATCAATGTGCTGGCGCCATTATCGGCAAGCGTTGGGTGCTCACCACGGCGCATTGCGTTGAGGAATTGCGCAGCTTTAACAACGGCATTGTTGGCTCGGCCATCTATGCGGGTCTCGCCAATCGCTCCAATGTGAGCAACGCTCAGGTGCGCTACGTGGACTTTGCCTCGTCGCATCGCTTGTTCAATGGCAACGCCGGCAGCGACAACATTGCCCTGCTGCATGTCACTGAGTCATTCGTCTATTCGGCACGTGTGCAACAGATTGCGCTGCCTGACCTCGATGAGGATTACAGTGGACAGACGGCAATTGCCTATGGCTGGGGACTGACcgatgtcgatggcgatgAATACTCCAAGGAGCTGCAATATGCCTTTGCCCCGCTGCTGAACAGCACTCGCTGTGCCGAGCTCTTGCCCTCGGATGCGCCACTCACCAAGAACCAGGTGTGTGCCGAGATCAAGGCGTGCTACGGCGATGGCGGCACTCCGCTCGTCTACTGGCCCATCTCGGGACCTGCTGAGCTGGTTGCTCTCGGCTCCTGGAGCTACATGCCATGCGGATATGCCAGCCGACCGACAGTTTACACTTCGGTGCCGACGTATGTGGATTGGATCTATCAAGTGATCAGCGCGTATTATCAGCTGAATTGA
- the LOC133850954 gene encoding rap1 GTPase-activating protein 1 isoform X3, producing MKYLTHTHKESYTLVARKRYMKNLLRQHAFMAGNNQKQQSAQTVGGSVTHSPERLRGATQDLFELLERVQCSRLDDQRCVLPAYFSQNHRGSNGSEERVPQPHSPHDAGHNGGLQHSGSRATLRHSMNHSSTSVSGSACSSTPASPQLSGVVSATGGQLLSNGHHYQSQSSVSSNSSIVSAIPASQRLLEDALSKTAPYPMILLPLHGGYWLDGTEHECSYDARGNPQLPQTTWMAKFETDDTAKCYRRFYAGREHSNLVGHDEQLGPVLISIKTENVANQEHMRILLRLRTGTMHEQIPVSCMGAQPSPAKMVRLLNEQIQVDNFMPVLCPRASQLISVYDEHVLVSHFKFGVLYQRYGQTTEEELFGNQQTSPAFEEFLDVLGQRIRLKEHKGYRGGLDIQNGHTGDTAVYEVFKEREIMFHVSTLLPHTEGDPQQLQRKRHIGNDIVAIVFQETNTPFSPDMIASHFLHAFIVVQPLEPNTPHTRYKVSVTARDDVPFFGPTLPSPAVFRKGQEFKEFLLTKLINAENACYKAEKFAKLELRTRTSLLQNLVEELKEKTRDFLGADLSQTIAGSPTPETPKSESGGGGGSGGNAGTRFIDTVKKALIMRVRSQSVDTGNGAHPDKFSVNTKLGTLNAKKEPQPETQTPNLNTCSRTASKSSSKSKSSNESTSSSPDITSRPANNNNNNNLAAHAPVASQQNGGGIAGVASAAVSAAQNGGIVGVAVATMSETSDDSSLNSVDLDPMMGHLDGGAAYIDSDTGLESMSSAEATTKACSLCLEGVQGTMMGSSPSNETIMMIENLRQEVTRLKCDKLDLLRQNVTCQRDIKRLREREMSLQGDLAAAGREILRLRDLLKEYMPDTAAAPLSISPI from the exons AACCATCGcggcagcaatggcagcgagGAGCGCGTGCCACAGCCGCATTCACCACACGATGCTGGCCACAATGGAGGACTGCAGCACTCGGGATCGCGCGCCACATTGCGCCATTCGATGAATCACTCCAGCACCTCAGTCTCTGGCTCCGCCTGCAGCTCGACGCCCGCCTCGCCTCAGCTGAGCGGCGTGGTGAGTGCAACGGGCGGCCAACTGCTCTCGAATGGTCATCACTATCAGTCGCAATCGTCGGTCTCATCGAACTCCTCGATTGTTTCGGCCATTCCCGCCTCGCAGCGTCTGCTCGAGGATGCGCTGTCCAAGACGGCTCCCTACCCGATGATTCTGCTGCCCCTACACGGCGGCTACTGGCTGGATGGCACCGAGCACGAGTGCAGCTACGATGCCCGAGGCAATCCACAGTTGCCACAGACCACCTGGATGGCCAAGTTCGAGACGGACGACACGGCCAAGTGCTATCGTCGCTTCTATGCGGGACGCGAGCACTCCAACCTCGTGGGTCACGACGAACAGCTGGGTCCGGTGCTCATCTCCATCAAGACGGAGAACGTGGCCAACCAGGAGCACATGCGTATCCTGCTGCGACTCCGCACTGGCACCATGCACGAGCAGATTCCCGTCTCCTGCATGGGCGCCCAACCGAGTCCGGCGAAGATGGTGCGACTGCTGAACGAACAGATTCAGGTGGACAACTTTATGCCCGTGCTGTGTCCGCGTGCCTCGCAGCTGATCAGCGTCTACGATGAGCATGTCTTAGTGTCGCACTTCAAGTTCGGCGTGCTGTACCAAAGATACGGCCAGACCACCGAAGAGGAGCTCTTTGGCAACCAGCAGACGTCGCCCGCCTTTGAGGAGTTCCTCGACGTGCTCGGCCAGCGCATTCGCCTCAAGGAGCACAAGGGTTATCGCGGGGGACTGGACATTCAGAACGGACACACTGGCGACACAGCTGTCTATGAGGTGTTCAAGGAACGCGAGATCATGTTCCATGTCTCGACGCTGCTGCCCCACACCGAGGGTGAtccacagcaactgcagcgcAAGCGGCACATTGGCAACGACATCGTGGCCATCGTGTTCCAGGAGACCAACACGCCCTTCTCGCCGGACATGATTGCCAGCCACTTCCTGCACGCCTTCATCGTGGTGCAGCCCCTTGAACCCAACACTCCACACACTCGCTACAAGGTCAGCGTCACGGCTCGCGATGATGTGCCCTTCTTCGGGCCGACGTTGCCCAGTCCTGCGGTGTTCCGCAAGGGACAGGAGTTCAAGGAGTTCCTGCTGACGAAGCTGATCAATGCGGAGAACGCCTGCTACAAGGCCGAGAAGTTTGCCAAGCTCGAGTTGCGCACTCGCACCTCGCTGCTGCAGAACCTCGTCGAGGAGTTGAAGGAGAAAACTCGCGACTTCCTCGGCGCCGATCTTTCGCAGACCATTGCCGGCAGTCCTACTCCCGAGACACCCAAGTCAGagagcggcggcggcggtggcagcggAGGAAATGCAGGCACTCGCTTCATTGACACCGTCAAGAAGGCTTTGATAATGCGCGTGCGCTCCCAGAGCGTCGACACCGGCAACGGAGCGCATCCGGACAAGTTCAGTGTGAACACCAAGCTGGGCACACTCAATGCCAAAAAGGAACCGCAGCCCGAGACGCAAACGCCCAATCTGAAT ACCTGCAGTCGCACGGCGTCCAAGTCGtcgtccaagtccaagtcgtCGAATGAGTCGACCTCCTCGTCGCCGGACATCACTTCGCGACCggccaataacaacaacaacaacaacttggctGCCCACGCTCCAGTTGCCAGCCAACAGAATGGCGGCGGCATTGCAGGCGTGGCCTCAGCTGCTGTGAGCGCAGCGCAGAATGGCGGTattgtgggcgtggccgtgGCCACCATGTCGGAGACCAGCGATGACTCGAGCTTGAACAGCGTGGATCTGGATCCCATGATGGGTCACCTCGATGGAGGCGCCGCTTACATCGACAGCGACACTGGGCTGGAGAGCATGAGCTCAGCGGAGGCCACGACCAAGGCGTGCTCGCTGTGCTTGGAGGGTGTGCAAGGCACCATGATGGGCAGCTCGCCCAGTAACGAGACCATCATGATGATCGAGAATCTGCGCCAGGAGGTGACGCGCCTCAAGTGCGACAAGCTCGATCTGCTGCGGCAGAATGTG ACCTGTCAGCGAGATATCAAGCGACTAAGGGAGCGAGAGATGTCCTTGCAGGGTGATCTGGCTGCAGCTGGACGCGAGATTCTGCGACTGCGCGATCTTCTCAAGGAATACATGCCGGACACGGCTGCGGCGCCGCTCTCCATATCGCCCATCTAA
- the LOC133850954 gene encoding rap1 GTPase-activating protein 1 isoform X4, translating into MGVLRWRDLPGSRMSSSGSSSAAAAAAAAAAQQHNSSSNNNNNNSQQYHHNNHNNINNNNNNNNHRENHRGSNGSEERVPQPHSPHDAGHNGGLQHSGSRATLRHSMNHSSTSVSGSACSSTPASPQLSGVVSATGGQLLSNGHHYQSQSSVSSNSSIVSAIPASQRLLEDALSKTAPYPMILLPLHGGYWLDGTEHECSYDARGNPQLPQTTWMAKFETDDTAKCYRRFYAGREHSNLVGHDEQLGPVLISIKTENVANQEHMRILLRLRTGTMHEQIPVSCMGAQPSPAKMVRLLNEQIQVDNFMPVLCPRASQLISVYDEHVLVSHFKFGVLYQRYGQTTEEELFGNQQTSPAFEEFLDVLGQRIRLKEHKGYRGGLDIQNGHTGDTAVYEVFKEREIMFHVSTLLPHTEGDPQQLQRKRHIGNDIVAIVFQETNTPFSPDMIASHFLHAFIVVQPLEPNTPHTRYKVSVTARDDVPFFGPTLPSPAVFRKGQEFKEFLLTKLINAENACYKAEKFAKLELRTRTSLLQNLVEELKEKTRDFLGADLSQTIAGSPTPETPKSESGGGGGSGGNAGTRFIDTVKKALIMRVRSQSVDTGNGAHPDKFSVNTKLGTLNAKKEPQPETQTPNLNTCSRTASKSSSKSKSSNESTSSSPDITSRPANNNNNNNLAAHAPVASQQNGGGIAGVASAAVSAAQNGGIVGVAVATMSETSDDSSLNSVDLDPMMGHLDGGAAYIDSDTGLESMSSAEATTKACSLCLEGVQGTMMGSSPSNETIMMIENLRQEVTRLKCDKLDLLRQNVTCQRDIKRLREREMSLQGDLAAAGREILRLRDLLKEYMPDTAAAPLSISPI; encoded by the exons AACCATCGcggcagcaatggcagcgagGAGCGCGTGCCACAGCCGCATTCACCACACGATGCTGGCCACAATGGAGGACTGCAGCACTCGGGATCGCGCGCCACATTGCGCCATTCGATGAATCACTCCAGCACCTCAGTCTCTGGCTCCGCCTGCAGCTCGACGCCCGCCTCGCCTCAGCTGAGCGGCGTGGTGAGTGCAACGGGCGGCCAACTGCTCTCGAATGGTCATCACTATCAGTCGCAATCGTCGGTCTCATCGAACTCCTCGATTGTTTCGGCCATTCCCGCCTCGCAGCGTCTGCTCGAGGATGCGCTGTCCAAGACGGCTCCCTACCCGATGATTCTGCTGCCCCTACACGGCGGCTACTGGCTGGATGGCACCGAGCACGAGTGCAGCTACGATGCCCGAGGCAATCCACAGTTGCCACAGACCACCTGGATGGCCAAGTTCGAGACGGACGACACGGCCAAGTGCTATCGTCGCTTCTATGCGGGACGCGAGCACTCCAACCTCGTGGGTCACGACGAACAGCTGGGTCCGGTGCTCATCTCCATCAAGACGGAGAACGTGGCCAACCAGGAGCACATGCGTATCCTGCTGCGACTCCGCACTGGCACCATGCACGAGCAGATTCCCGTCTCCTGCATGGGCGCCCAACCGAGTCCGGCGAAGATGGTGCGACTGCTGAACGAACAGATTCAGGTGGACAACTTTATGCCCGTGCTGTGTCCGCGTGCCTCGCAGCTGATCAGCGTCTACGATGAGCATGTCTTAGTGTCGCACTTCAAGTTCGGCGTGCTGTACCAAAGATACGGCCAGACCACCGAAGAGGAGCTCTTTGGCAACCAGCAGACGTCGCCCGCCTTTGAGGAGTTCCTCGACGTGCTCGGCCAGCGCATTCGCCTCAAGGAGCACAAGGGTTATCGCGGGGGACTGGACATTCAGAACGGACACACTGGCGACACAGCTGTCTATGAGGTGTTCAAGGAACGCGAGATCATGTTCCATGTCTCGACGCTGCTGCCCCACACCGAGGGTGAtccacagcaactgcagcgcAAGCGGCACATTGGCAACGACATCGTGGCCATCGTGTTCCAGGAGACCAACACGCCCTTCTCGCCGGACATGATTGCCAGCCACTTCCTGCACGCCTTCATCGTGGTGCAGCCCCTTGAACCCAACACTCCACACACTCGCTACAAGGTCAGCGTCACGGCTCGCGATGATGTGCCCTTCTTCGGGCCGACGTTGCCCAGTCCTGCGGTGTTCCGCAAGGGACAGGAGTTCAAGGAGTTCCTGCTGACGAAGCTGATCAATGCGGAGAACGCCTGCTACAAGGCCGAGAAGTTTGCCAAGCTCGAGTTGCGCACTCGCACCTCGCTGCTGCAGAACCTCGTCGAGGAGTTGAAGGAGAAAACTCGCGACTTCCTCGGCGCCGATCTTTCGCAGACCATTGCCGGCAGTCCTACTCCCGAGACACCCAAGTCAGagagcggcggcggcggtggcagcggAGGAAATGCAGGCACTCGCTTCATTGACACCGTCAAGAAGGCTTTGATAATGCGCGTGCGCTCCCAGAGCGTCGACACCGGCAACGGAGCGCATCCGGACAAGTTCAGTGTGAACACCAAGCTGGGCACACTCAATGCCAAAAAGGAACCGCAGCCCGAGACGCAAACGCCCAATCTGAAT ACCTGCAGTCGCACGGCGTCCAAGTCGtcgtccaagtccaagtcgtCGAATGAGTCGACCTCCTCGTCGCCGGACATCACTTCGCGACCggccaataacaacaacaacaacaacttggctGCCCACGCTCCAGTTGCCAGCCAACAGAATGGCGGCGGCATTGCAGGCGTGGCCTCAGCTGCTGTGAGCGCAGCGCAGAATGGCGGTattgtgggcgtggccgtgGCCACCATGTCGGAGACCAGCGATGACTCGAGCTTGAACAGCGTGGATCTGGATCCCATGATGGGTCACCTCGATGGAGGCGCCGCTTACATCGACAGCGACACTGGGCTGGAGAGCATGAGCTCAGCGGAGGCCACGACCAAGGCGTGCTCGCTGTGCTTGGAGGGTGTGCAAGGCACCATGATGGGCAGCTCGCCCAGTAACGAGACCATCATGATGATCGAGAATCTGCGCCAGGAGGTGACGCGCCTCAAGTGCGACAAGCTCGATCTGCTGCGGCAGAATGTG ACCTGTCAGCGAGATATCAAGCGACTAAGGGAGCGAGAGATGTCCTTGCAGGGTGATCTGGCTGCAGCTGGACGCGAGATTCTGCGACTGCGCGATCTTCTCAAGGAATACATGCCGGACACGGCTGCGGCGCCGCTCTCCATATCGCCCATCTAA